Below is a genomic region from Fusobacterium nucleatum.
AAAAAGAGTACTAAGGAAGAAATTATTGCTGTCAATAAGAAAATTGAAGAGATAAAGGCTGATATAGAAAAATATGATAAAAAAATTACTTCCTTAGATGATGAATTTGAAAAAGAAAGAGTTGCTAGAAATATGTTTCAAATGGTAAAAGAAAATGAAGTAATATATAAGTATGTGGAAAAAAATACTAATAATAAAACTGAGAAGACTGAGGAGGAAAAATGAAAAGAGAACTAGCTTTGGAATTTGCAAGAGTTACAGAAGCAGCAGCACTTGCTGCACATAAGTGGGTTGGTAGAGGGAAAAAAGAATCAGCTGACCAAGCTGGAGTAGATGCTATGAGAACTATGCTTAATAGACTTGCAATTGATGGAGAGATAGTAATAGGAGAAGGGGAAATAGATGAAGCTCCTATGTTATATATAGGGGAAAAAGTTGGTCAAATATATAATGAAGAAGAAAAAGATTCTGTTACTTATGTTGACCCTGTTGATATTGCCGTTGACCCTGTTGAAGGAACTAGAATGACTGCTCAAGGTCAGCCAAATGCTATAACTGTTTTAGCTGTTGGGAAAAAAGGAAGTTTCTTAAAAGCC
It encodes:
- a CDS encoding FtsB family cell division protein: MNKKLLWLIVIIILLLSSFNVVPQIKHSLSKKKSTKEEIIAVNKKIEEIKADIEKYDKKITSLDDEFEKERVARNMFQMVKENEVIYKYVEKNTNNKTEKTEEEK